DNA sequence from the Sediminibacillus dalangtanensis genome:
CAATTTATAAAGCTTTTCAGCTGTCTTGCTTCCGATGCCATACATTTCTTCTATAGCGAGCGGCCATAGCTTCGTAGCTAAATCCCGTTTCCGCAACACCGTAATTCCCATTGGTTTTTTCATATCCGAAGCCATTTTAGCGAGGAATTTATTGGGTGCTATTCCGATACTGCAAGGCAAATCCAGTTCACTCGCTATTCTGTTTTGTATAGCTTCAGCGATTTTTAAAGGAGAACCCAAATGTTCGCAGTCGGTAATATCCATATAACCCTCATCTATCGAAACAGGCTGAACAAAAGAAGTGACATCGGATAAAATGTTAAACATTTCCCTTGAAGCAGTCCGATACCGATCAAAATTCGGCCGCATTACCAACAGCTCCGGACAGAGTTTTTTTGCTTCCCATAAGGGCATTGTGGTTTTAACGCCTTTTTTTCTGGCTTCGTAACTGCTTGTCACAATGATTCCTTTCCGTTCTTCCGGATTTCCGGCAATGGCAATGGGTTTTCCTTTTAATTCTGGATTATAAGCCATTTCAACAGATGCATAAAAACTGTTCATATCGACGTGAAAAATAACACGCCCTTTTTTGGGATACCACTTCGACATAACCTTCACCTTCTTACAGAACAGTTGTTCTACTATTGTTAGTATAGCACATTTTATCTGTTGATACCTTCAGCAGCAAACCACAGAATTTTGGTAATTCATTGAAACCTTCGGAGGGGTGTTTTTCGTAATAGTTTCATAAGCGAATGATGTTATAGAGGAGAAAAGAAGAAAAAGCTACCCTTTTCCCGACTCTATTTTGTCACGAAATGTCCTTTGACAAATCGCTGTCAGAGGAGTTTAATAGAAGTAGTTTGCATAAGAAGAAGGAGGTGAATACAAATGTTGATCGAATTATTGAATGAATTGTTGAGCGAGGCGTCTCCATTTTATTTTTACGTAAGTATGATGCTGGCGATTTACTGTGCATTCGGGTTTTCGGTGATGGCCTTCCCCTCTTTGTCCAAAAGCAGTGAAATGGTCACCAGAGATTACCACGCAATCCAGTTTCGACTGCTCCCGGTTGAAAGAAGATTAACCGAGACAGGGGAAGTAATTACCTGGATAGCAAGAAAAATAAAACGAAAAGACGGCCCTGAAGATGATACAGATAATCATTCCTTCTCGTTGACCAATCAGAAATATACCCTACGAGGAGGACAACAATGGAAAAACATTCTGTATTCACTACCTTTCAAAAGAGCGGATTTATCCTTATAACCCTTATGCTGTTGCTAACCGGATGCCAAGGTGCTTCGGATGGCAGTTCGTCGGGCTGGTTCCATCATTATTTTGTCGACAGTTTTTCGTTTTTGATAAAAGGTGTAGCGGCATTACTAAACGATAACTATGGAGCATCGATAGTCGTCGTTACCTTACTGATACGATTAGCGTTGATGCCATTGATGCTGAAACAGCAAAAAGGCAGCTATCAAATGCGGGAAAAAATGGCCGTGATGAAACCGGAACTCGACGAGATAAAAGAAAAATACAACAACAAGACCGATAAGGAATCCAAAACAAAACAGCAACAGGAAATGATGCAATTATATCAAAAACACGGAATGAATCCTCTCGGTGCTGTCGGCTGTTTACCGATGATTATTCAATTTCCGATTTTGATAGGCTTTTATTATGCCATCAGAACAACTCCTGAAAT
Encoded proteins:
- the yidC gene encoding membrane protein insertase YidC, which encodes MEKHSVFTTFQKSGFILITLMLLLTGCQGASDGSSSGWFHHYFVDSFSFLIKGVAALLNDNYGASIVVVTLLIRLALMPLMLKQQKGSYQMREKMAVMKPELDEIKEKYNNKTDKESKTKQQQEMMQLYQKHGMNPLGAVGCLPMIIQFPILIGFYYAIRTTPEIASHTFLWFNLGHTDIVMPFIAAAIYFAQFKVTQIGMDPQQRKQMAIMGLLSPVMIGFVSFSAPAALPLYWTVGGLFLIFQTLLAKRLYQPKQSQKIVTTEQTVK